The Synechococcus sp. HK05 DNA segment TAAGCGGCGAACACGGAGGCATCGTTGTGGGTGATGTGCTGGCCATCGCTGTGGCGCTCCAGCACGAATCCTTCGGCCGCCATCCGCCGCATCAGCGCGGCTGCTTCTTCAAAGCGCGCCGCCATCGCCTCAAGGCTGGCGCAATCAGCCGTGAGACCAGCCTCCTTCCAGGTGAAGTACGCCATCAGGGGAGCAGCACCAGTCCCAGCACCACCAGTATCAGGCTGATCAGCCAGAAGCCCACCACCACTTGCTGCTCGCTGGCGCCGCCCAGCTCGAAGTGGTGATGCAGCGGGGCCATGCGGAACACCCGCCGGCCCTGGCCGGTGGCCGGGTTTTTGGTGGCCTTGAACACCCATACCTGCACGATCACCGAGAGCGATTCGGCGAGGAATACACCCCCCATCAGCAGCAGCGGCCAGAGGCTGTTGCTCAGCAGCGCCACCGCTGCCAGGGCTGCGCCCATGGCCAGGGAGCCCGTGTCACCCATGAAGACCCGGGCCGGGTGGCGGTTGAACAGCAGGAAGCCCAGCCAGCAGCCCGCCATGGCAGCGCAGAAACCGGCCATGGCGGGATCGCCTTCATGGCCCCGCAGCATCAGCTGCACGCCGAGACCGCTGAACACGATGGCGCCGCAGCCGGCGGCCAGTCCATCGAGGCCATCGGTGAGGTTGGTGGCGTTGCTCTCCGCCAGAAACACAAACAATCCGAGCGGCCAGATCAGCAGTCCCAGGGGCAGGACCCAGCCCAGGGGCAGGGCAATCGCCGCTCCGATCTGCTGGTCCCAGTGGGCCCAGGCCAGAAACCCGATGGCGCCTAGGGCCTGCAGCAGCAATTTGCCGCGGGGGCTCAGGCCGGTGTTGTGGCGTTTGGTGAGGCTGCGCCAGTCGTCGACTGCGCCGATCGCCATGGTGGCCAGGGTGATCGCCGCCACCGCCAGCAGCCGCTGATCGGCTGGGGCCACCAGGCCTCCGGCGATGACCCCCACCGGCACCACCAGCAGGCCGCCCATGGTGGGCGTGCCCGCCTTGCTCTGGTGCGCCTGGGGGCCCTCCTCGCGGATCACCTGCCCCAGCTTGAGCCGGCGTAGCTGCGGCACTCCCCAAGCGCAGAGCAGGCTGCTCACCACAGCGCTGATCAGCAACGGCGGCACCAGCTGTGGGGCCTGGCTGAACCAGTCGCACAGGGCACTCAGCCCCAACAGCAACAAGCCCAGCAACAGCGCCAGGGAGCGGCTGTTGCTGGGCATGGAGGCGATCAGCCTGGTGGGGGAGATCAAGGGGCTGAGGAGATCAGTCTTCCCAGTCTTCCTCGTTCTGCTCGTCGGCGGCGTTGTAATCCTCTTTCTCGCCCATCAGTGCGGAAAGCTCTTCCTCTTCCACCGTGCTCACATCGCTGCTGGCGGTTTCCTCATCGGCCACCAGGCGGCCGCTGGTTTCCAGCCAGCTCAGCAGGTCTGGCTCTTCACGCAGGGGCAGCACCGGTGCCGGCTCGTTGCGCCCGTAGCGGGTCAGCGAGGGGTTGATGCCATCCAACTGGCTGAGGCTGGTGCTGAGGTTGCTGCTCATATGGCTATCGGGGAGGGCACGGGTTGAGCGCGGGCGGCACGTGCGGCTTGCGGCCCGGCGTGTGCCAATCGACCATCCTAACGGAGTCCCCTGCAACGATCGATCTGGCTCACCCCACCACGCCCCTCTGGCGGGCCCTGTTGGGGCCGTGGTTGCTGGCCCTGGCCGTGAGCGCAGCCCTGGTGGCGGCCGGCCGGCACTGGCCTACGCCCCTGCTGCAGCAACCCTGGGCTTTGGCGAATCCAGGCCTGCCGGCGCTGCTGGCCCTGCTGTTGGTGCTGCTCCCACCAGCGCTGATGGCGGCCCTGCTGCTCGCGCGCCTGTGGCGCCACCACGACAGGGGAGAATCGATCGATTGCGCGCATGGAGAGCGTTGATGGGCCGGGCCAAGAAGGCGGTACTCGCGTATTCCGGCGGTGTGGACACCAGCGTCTGCATCCCTTATCTGAAAAACGAGTGGGGCGTGGAGGAGGTGATCACCTTCGCTGCCGACCTCGGCCAGGGCGATGAGCTGGAGCCGATCCGCCAGAAAGCCCTCGATTCCGGGGCCAGCCAGTCGATCGTGGGCGATCTCATCGAGCCGTTCATCCGTGAGTTCGCCTTCCCGGCGATCCGTGCCAACGCCCTCTACGAAGGCCGCTACCCCCTCTCCACCGCCCTAGCCCGGCCGCTGATTGCCCGCCGCCTGGTAGAGATCGCCCGCGAGGTGGGTGCCGATGCTGTGGCCCATGGCTGCACCGGCAAGGGCAACGACCAGGTGCGTTTCGATGTGGCGATCGGCGCCCTCGCCCCTGATCTGAAGGTGCTCACCCCGGCGCGGGAATGGGGCATGAGCCGCGAGGAAACCATCGCCTATGGCGAGCGCTGCGGCATCCCCTCACCGGTGAGCAAGAAGTCGCCCTATTCGATCGACCTCAACCTGCTGGGTCGCTCGATTGAGGCGGGCCCGCTGGAGGATCCCAACGTGGAGCCCCCCGAGGAGATCTACGCCCTCACGGTGAGCGTGGAGGCGGCGCCCGAGCAGGCTCAGGTGGTGGAGATCGGCTTTGAACAGGGCAACCCGGTGAGCATCGATGGCATGCGCCTCGACCCGGTGAGCCTGATCCGCCGCGCCAATGAGCTGGCTGGCAGCCATGGCTTCGGCCGCCTCGACATGATCGAGAACCGGGTGGTGGGCATCAAGAGCCGCGAGATCTACGAAACCCCGGGTTTGCTGCTGCTGATCAAGGCCCACCAGGAACTGGAGAGCCTCACCCTCGCTGCCGATGTGCTGCGCAGCAAGCGCCAGCTCGAGCAGCAGTGGGCCGACCAGGTGTATCAGGGCCTTTGGTATGGCCCGCTCAAGGATGCCCTCGATGGCTTCATCGAGCGCACCCAGCGCACCGTGAACGGCACCGTGAAGGTGAAGCTGCACAAGGGCAACGCCACCGTGGTGGGCCGCAGCAGCGCCAACAGCCTCTATGTGCCCGATATGGCCACCTACGACGCTGGCGATCAGTTCGACCACCGCGCCGCTGAGGGCTTCATCTACGTGTGGGGTCTGCCCACCCGTCTCTGGGCGGCCAGCCAGCGCTGAGTTCAGGTCTGTTGAATCAAGCGGCGCGTGGGCTCTGGCGATCCGCCCGGCCCATGCGCCGGATCGGCGGCCGGCTCGGTAGAGGCGGTAAGGCCAGGCTGCCCTGATTGGCGCCGTCGGGGTTAAACCGCAAGCGCACCTCACCCGGCACGGGCGCCAGCAGTTGGATCTGCTGGCGCAGTTCAGCGTTGTCGTCGAGCAATCGCTCTTGCCGCTCCAGCACCGGTTGCAGGCGCTGCTCAAACTTGCGCTCGAAGATCTCGGGAATCTCTTCGAGCAGTGCTTCGAGCTCGGCGATGTGTAGCCGTGCTTCTGCCAGTTTGCGCTCAGCCGTGGCCAGGGCCAGCTGCAACGGAAGCTCGCTGGCCTCTTGCGGCTGCTCGGTGATTAGTTCCTCCACCGCTAACCGCCCAGCTATAAAAAACCGACCAAACCTTAACCAAGGCCTGGTCGGGATTCAAGCTGCTGGAAGCGATCAGGCTTCGCTGGTCTGCAGGGCAGCAGCGTCACTGGTGGCCTGGGCTACGGGGCCGCTGCGGGGAGCAGGCAGGGGGCCGTCTTGCTTCACGGTGAGGTAGCGAATCACGTCTTCGCTGATGCGCATCGCCTTCTCGAGGGTGGCCACCTGTTGGCCGTCGCCGTTGTGGGCGAGCTGCACGTAGATGCCTTCTTTGTGCTTGGCGATGGGGTAGGCCAGGCGGCGCTTGCCGCGCATCTGGCAATCGAGCACCTCAGCGCCGGCTTCGGTCACCAGATCGCGGTACTTGGTGACATGGGTTTCCACCTCTTCCTCCGGAATGTCCGGACGAAGGATGTACATCGTTTCGTAATAGGGCTGCGACATGGCTTGCGCGATCCGACGTGGACGCCGAAGGGAACGGTGGCTGGTGGGCCGGAGCTAGGCCCCTGCTCTCCAGCGGCGGATCGTCCACCCTACAGCTGCATGCGCACCGCTTCCGACAGGCTCGGGACGTCGGCTTCCTTGCCGCGTATGCACTGCACCACGGCGAACACCAGCAGCACCAGCATTCCCAGGAACACGGTGTTGTCGAGGGTGCGGCCGGCGAAGCCCATGGCGCGGAGCTGCAGCAGCTGGAAGGCCAGCGACACCACCACCAGCACGATGTCGAGCAGGATCGCCTGCAGCACGTTGAAGCGCAGGTAGTAGGGGATGCGCGGGTTCCGCACCACCGCCAGGAACAGCACCAGGAAGAGCAGGAAGCCGCCGAACGGAACCGACCGCTCCAGCAGCAGCACGGGCAGCGCCGGCAGCATCAGCCACTGCAGCGCCGGAAAGAGGTTGTCGAGCGAACCGGCAAAGGGCAAGGCATCGCTCCAGGGCAGCAGGTAGCCCAGCACCGCCAACAACCGTTGCCACCAGGGAATGTCGCCCATCGCATGCTCCTCAATGGGCAGAGGCTATGGCAGGTGCTCGAGCAGTGCCTGGCGCATCACCGCCACCGGCACCTCCGGCAGGCCGCTCCACAGGCGCAGGGCCGCTGCCCCTTGTTCCACCAGCATCTCGAGACCATCGAGGCTGCGGCAGCCACGGTTGGCGGCGCGCTGCAGCAGTTGCGTGGGACGCGGTGTGTAGATGATGTCGTACACGCTGGCGCCGCTCTGCAGGGCGCTCAGCTCGCTGGCGTTGAGCGGGCACGCCTCAGCGGCGGCGGGGTTGCTGGCTGAGGCCATGCCCACCGGGGTGGTGTTCACCACCAGATCAGCCTCCGCGAGGGCGCCGGTGAGGCTGCCGCTCTCGCTGCTCCAGCTCAGTGCCTGGAGCTGCGGCGCCCAGGCCCGGCAGTCGTTGAGGAAGGCGTTCAGCGCTTCCGGCCTGCGGCCCGCCAGCTGAATGCTGCCGAAACCCAGCTCCACCAGGCCCGCCACCACAGCGCGGGCGCTGCCGCCGCAGCCCAGCACCACGGCCCGCTTGCCGCTCCAGTCGGTCCCCTCCCGGCGCAGTGGCGCGCAGAAGCCTTCCACATCGGTGTTGGTGCCGTGCCAGCCGCCGCCAGGCAGCGGCACCAGCGCGTTCACGGCCCCCAGCCGTTCCGCCAGGGGGCTCAGCTCGCGGCAGAGGGCGGCCACCGCCTGTTTATGGGGGATGGTCACGTTGAGGCCGCGGCAGCCCATCGCTTCCAGGCCGCGCACCACGGCGGCTAGTTCGCCAGCGGGAGCCGGAAGGGCCAGGAACACCCAATCGAGCCCCAGCGCCTGCAGCGCCGCGTTCTGCATCACCGGCGAGAGGGAGTGGTGCACCGGATCGCCCAACACCCCCACAAGGGCAGTGGTGCCGCGAATGCTCGGGAAGCCGGTCACGCTGGGTCGGGTGCTGTTCGGCAACCACACCTAGCCCCGGAATGGGCCCGCTGTTGAGGATGCCTCCAGTTCAGAGGACAGTCATGGGCAAGGTTGTCGGTATCGACCTTGGCACCACCAACAGCTGCGTGTCGGTCATGGAGGGCGGCAAGCCCACCGTGATCGCCAATGCCGAGGGCTTCCGCACCACGCCCTCTGTGGTCGCCTACACCAAGAACCAGGATCAACTGGTGGGCCAGATCGCCAAGCGTCAGGCGGTGATGAACCCAGAGAACACCTTCTATTCGGTGAAGCGCTTCATCGGCCGCCGCGTCGACGAGGTGAACGAGGAATCGAAGGAAGTGAGCTACGGCGTGGAGAAGGCCGGCTCCAACGTGAAGGTGAAGTGCCCGGTGCTGGGTAAGCAGTTCGCCCCTGAAGAGGTGAGCGCCCAAGTGCTGCGCAAGCTGGCTGAAGACGCCGGCAAGTACCTCGGTGAAACGGTCACCCAGGCGGTGATCACCGTTCCCGCTTATTTCAACGACTCCCAGCGTCAGGCCACCAAAGACGCCGGCAAGATCGCCGGCCTCGAGGTGCTGCGCATCATCAACGAGCCCACTGCGGCCGCTCTGGCCTACGGCCTCGACAAGAAGAGCAACGAGCGCATCCTGGTGTTCGACCTGGGCGGCGGCACCTTCGACGTGTCGGTCCTCGAGGTGGGCGACGGTGTGTTCGAGGTGCTCTCCACCTCCGGTGACACCCACCTAGGCGGCGACGACTTCGACAAGGTGATCGTGGATCACCTGGCCGACACCTTCAAGGCCAACGAAGGCATCGATCTGCGCAGCGACAAGCAGGCTCTGCAGCGCCTCACCGAGGCCGCCGAGAAGGCCAAGATCGAGCTCTCCAGCGCCACCCAGAGCGAGATCAACCTGCCGTTCATCACGGCCACGCCCGAGGGCCCCAAGCACCTCGATCTCACCCTCACCCGCGCCAAGTTCGAGGAGCTGGCGTCCAAGCTGATCGACCGCTGCCGCGTGCCGGTGGAGCAGGCCCTCAAGGACGCCAAGCTCTCCTCCTCCGAGCTCGATGAGGTGGTGATGGTGGGTGGTTCCACCCGCATCCCCGCGGTGCTGGAGCTGGTGAAGCGCGTCACCGGTAAGGACCCCAACCAGACCGTGAACCCCGACGAGGTGGTGGCCGTGGGCGCCGCCATCCAGGGCGGTGTGCTCGCCGGTGAGGTGAAGGACATCCTGCTGCTGGACGTCAGCCCGCTCTCCCTGGGTGTGGAAACCCTGGGCGGCGTGATGACCAAGATGATCCCCCGCAACACCACGATTCCCACCAAGAAATCGGAGGTGTATTCCACGGCTGTCGACGGGCAGACCAACGTGGAAATCCACGTGCTGCAGGGCGAGCGCGAGATGGCCAGCGACAACAAGTCGCTCGGAACCTTCCGCCTCGATGGCATCCCCCCCGCTCCCCGCGGCGTGCCTCAGATCGAAGTGACCTTCGACATCGATGCCAACGGCATCCTGAGCGTGACCGCGAAGGACAAGGGCAGCGGCAAGGAGCAGAGCATCTCGATCACCGGCGCTTCCACCCTCAGCGATAACGAGGTGGAGAAGATGGTGAAGGATGCCGAGGCCAATGCCAGCGCCGACAAGGAGAAGCGCGAGCGCATCGACCTGAAGAACCAGGCCGAAACCCTCGTGTACCAAGCCGAGAAGCAGCTGGGCGAACTGGGCGACAAGGTGGGCGCCGAGGACAAGAGCAAGGTGGAGGCCTCCTCCGCCAAGCTCAAGGAGGCCATCGAGAAGGACGACTTCGACACGATGAAGTCGGAGCTCGAAACCCTGCAGCAGGCCCTCTACGCCGCCGGTGCTGCTGTGTACCAGCAGGCAGCCGGTGCTGAAGGCGCCGCTGCCCCCGGCGGCAACGGCAGCGGCGGTGCCGAATCCGCCAGCGACGACGTGATCGACGCGGAGTTCACCGAGAGCAAGTGAGCACCGCTCACGGTGTGATCACCCCGGCTTCGGCCGGGGTTTTTTCATGCCCATGCCCAGCCCCTCAGGCATCGGCAAAAAAAGAGACGGGTGCGACCCCGTCTCTGTGATCTCCCTTGCCCGACCCGTTGCAGGTCGTGAGTGAAGGATGCCGCGGGTTGAGGCCCGTGGCTGTGTTCTTTGTAACTAGCTGAACAGTGAGTGGCCCGTTGGCCTCACTCGCCGATCTTGGCTACAGCGGCCTTGGCCTTCTCGATCACAGGGGCCGGCATCGTGACGTAACCCAGCTGCGGTGCCTGGGCCTGAGCCTGCTCTGAGAGCATGAAGTTGAAGGCTTTCTTCAGCAGCTCGGCCTTGGTGCCGTTGCCGTTTTGATAGGCCAGGATCCAGGTGAAGGTCACGATCGGGTAGCCCTTGATCGGATTGGGATTGCCACCGATCAGATCGGGGCCCAGATCGATCGAACCGAGCGCTTCGCTTTCGCTTTCGCTGCTGGGTTTCACCAGCTCGCCGGAGGCATTGGTGAGGGCCGCGGCTTGCAGCTTGCCTTTCACGTAGGCCGATTCCACATAGCCCAGGCCGCCTTCCACCTGGTTGAGCTGGGCCGCTACGCCCTCATTGCCCTTGGCGCCCACGCCGGTGGGCCAGGCCACGGTTTTGGAGGTGCCAGGGCCGCTCTTCCAGGCATCCGAGATGGCGGCCAGGTGCTTGGTGAAGTTGTAGGTGGTGCCGGAGCCGTCGGAGCGGTGCACCACGGTGATCTTCTTGTCGGCGCAACCCAGCTGGCTGTAATTGGTGATCTTGCCGAGGAAGATCTCAGCCAGCTGCTGCTGGCTCAGCTTCAGGTCGCAGCCGGGGTTGTTGTAGGCCACGGCGATCGCACCGGCGGTCATCGGGATCTGCAGCACGCCGCGGCTCACCTTGGCGATGTCTTCGGCCTTCATCGGCGCATCGGAGGCGCCGAAGTCCACCGTGCCAGCGATGAACTGGCGCACGCCGGCCCCGGAGCCCACCGACTGATAGTTCACCTGAACACCTTGTGAGGCCAGTTCCTGGAACCAGCGCTGGTAGATGGCGGCGGGGAATGACGCACCCGCACCCGCGAGGCTGCCTTTCACGGAATCGCCACCGCCCATGGAGCAGGAAACGAGGCTGAAGC contains these protein-coding regions:
- the mraY gene encoding phospho-N-acetylmuramoyl-pentapeptide-transferase; translated protein: MPSNSRSLALLLGLLLLGLSALCDWFSQAPQLVPPLLISAVVSSLLCAWGVPQLRRLKLGQVIREEGPQAHQSKAGTPTMGGLLVVPVGVIAGGLVAPADQRLLAVAAITLATMAIGAVDDWRSLTKRHNTGLSPRGKLLLQALGAIGFLAWAHWDQQIGAAIALPLGWVLPLGLLIWPLGLFVFLAESNATNLTDGLDGLAAGCGAIVFSGLGVQLMLRGHEGDPAMAGFCAAMAGCWLGFLLFNRHPARVFMGDTGSLAMGAALAAVALLSNSLWPLLLMGGVFLAESLSVIVQVWVFKATKNPATGQGRRVFRMAPLHHHFELGGASEQQVVVGFWLISLILVVLGLVLLP
- a CDS encoding DUF3134 domain-containing protein, with amino-acid sequence MSSNLSTSLSQLDGINPSLTRYGRNEPAPVLPLREEPDLLSWLETSGRLVADEETASSDVSTVEEEELSALMGEKEDYNAADEQNEEDWED
- a CDS encoding argininosuccinate synthase, with product MGRAKKAVLAYSGGVDTSVCIPYLKNEWGVEEVITFAADLGQGDELEPIRQKALDSGASQSIVGDLIEPFIREFAFPAIRANALYEGRYPLSTALARPLIARRLVEIAREVGADAVAHGCTGKGNDQVRFDVAIGALAPDLKVLTPAREWGMSREETIAYGERCGIPSPVSKKSPYSIDLNLLGRSIEAGPLEDPNVEPPEEIYALTVSVEAAPEQAQVVEIGFEQGNPVSIDGMRLDPVSLIRRANELAGSHGFGRLDMIENRVVGIKSREIYETPGLLLLIKAHQELESLTLAADVLRSKRQLEQQWADQVYQGLWYGPLKDALDGFIERTQRTVNGTVKVKLHKGNATVVGRSSANSLYVPDMATYDAGDQFDHRAAEGFIYVWGLPTRLWAASQR
- the rpsF gene encoding 30S ribosomal protein S6 — encoded protein: MSQPYYETMYILRPDIPEEEVETHVTKYRDLVTEAGAEVLDCQMRGKRRLAYPIAKHKEGIYVQLAHNGDGQQVATLEKAMRISEDVIRYLTVKQDGPLPAPRSGPVAQATSDAAALQTSEA
- a CDS encoding Tic20 family protein; protein product: MGDIPWWQRLLAVLGYLLPWSDALPFAGSLDNLFPALQWLMLPALPVLLLERSVPFGGFLLFLVLFLAVVRNPRIPYYLRFNVLQAILLDIVLVVVSLAFQLLQLRAMGFAGRTLDNTVFLGMLVLLVFAVVQCIRGKEADVPSLSEAVRMQL
- a CDS encoding shikimate dehydrogenase yields the protein MWLPNSTRPSVTGFPSIRGTTALVGVLGDPVHHSLSPVMQNAALQALGLDWVFLALPAPAGELAAVVRGLEAMGCRGLNVTIPHKQAVAALCRELSPLAERLGAVNALVPLPGGGWHGTNTDVEGFCAPLRREGTDWSGKRAVVLGCGGSARAVVAGLVELGFGSIQLAGRRPEALNAFLNDCRAWAPQLQALSWSSESGSLTGALAEADLVVNTTPVGMASASNPAAAEACPLNASELSALQSGASVYDIIYTPRPTQLLQRAANRGCRSLDGLEMLVEQGAAALRLWSGLPEVPVAVMRQALLEHLP
- the dnaK gene encoding molecular chaperone DnaK, coding for MGKVVGIDLGTTNSCVSVMEGGKPTVIANAEGFRTTPSVVAYTKNQDQLVGQIAKRQAVMNPENTFYSVKRFIGRRVDEVNEESKEVSYGVEKAGSNVKVKCPVLGKQFAPEEVSAQVLRKLAEDAGKYLGETVTQAVITVPAYFNDSQRQATKDAGKIAGLEVLRIINEPTAAALAYGLDKKSNERILVFDLGGGTFDVSVLEVGDGVFEVLSTSGDTHLGGDDFDKVIVDHLADTFKANEGIDLRSDKQALQRLTEAAEKAKIELSSATQSEINLPFITATPEGPKHLDLTLTRAKFEELASKLIDRCRVPVEQALKDAKLSSSELDEVVMVGGSTRIPAVLELVKRVTGKDPNQTVNPDEVVAVGAAIQGGVLAGEVKDILLLDVSPLSLGVETLGGVMTKMIPRNTTIPTKKSEVYSTAVDGQTNVEIHVLQGEREMASDNKSLGTFRLDGIPPAPRGVPQIEVTFDIDANGILSVTAKDKGSGKEQSISITGASTLSDNEVEKMVKDAEANASADKEKRERIDLKNQAETLVYQAEKQLGELGDKVGAEDKSKVEASSAKLKEAIEKDDFDTMKSELETLQQALYAAGAAVYQQAAGAEGAAAPGGNGSGGAESASDDVIDAEFTESK
- the pstS gene encoding phosphate ABC transporter substrate-binding protein PstS; the protein is MRRTTTARVLTGLAGLAASFSLVSCSMGGGDSVKGSLAGAGASFPAAIYQRWFQELASQGVQVNYQSVGSGAGVRQFIAGTVDFGASDAPMKAEDIAKVSRGVLQIPMTAGAIAVAYNNPGCDLKLSQQQLAEIFLGKITNYSQLGCADKKITVVHRSDGSGTTYNFTKHLAAISDAWKSGPGTSKTVAWPTGVGAKGNEGVAAQLNQVEGGLGYVESAYVKGKLQAAALTNASGELVKPSSESESEALGSIDLGPDLIGGNPNPIKGYPIVTFTWILAYQNGNGTKAELLKKAFNFMLSEQAQAQAPQLGYVTMPAPVIEKAKAAVAKIGE